Proteins from a genomic interval of Trifolium pratense cultivar HEN17-A07 linkage group LG6, ARS_RC_1.1, whole genome shotgun sequence:
- the LOC123890782 gene encoding callose synthase 3-like — MSSSSRGPGPSEPPPRRLVRAPTAGNLGESIFDSEVVPSSLVEIAPILRVANEVEKTHPRVAYLCRFYAFEKAHRLDPTSSGRGVRQFKTALLQRLERENDPTLKGRVKKSDAREMQSFYQHYYKKYIQALQNAADKADRAQLTKAYQTANVLFEVLKAVNMTQSMEVDREILETQDKVAEKTEILVPYNILPLDPDSANQAIMRFPEIQAAVYALRNTRGLPWPNDYKKKKDEDILDWLGSMFGFQKHNVANQREHLILLLANVHIRQFPKPDQQPKLDEGALTEVMKKLFKNYKKWCKYLDRKSSLWLPTIQQEVQQRKLLYMGLYLLIWGEAANLRFMPECLCYIYHHMAFELYGMLAGNVSPMTGENIKPAYGGEDEAFLKKVVTPIYNVIAEEAKKSKRGRSKHSQWRNYDDLNEYFWSADCFRLGWPMRADADFFCLPPERVVFDKSNDDKPPNRARWVGKVNFVEIRSFWHLFRSFDRMWSFFILCLQAMIIVAWNGSGDPTVIFHADVFKKVLSVFITAAILKLGQAVLGVILSLKAHRSMSLYVKLRFILKVVSAAAWVIVLSVSYAYTWDNPPGFAQTIKSWFGSNSSAPSLFILAVVVYLSPNMLAAIFFMFPFIRRYLERSNYRIVMLMMWWSQPRLYVGRGMHESSFSLFKYTVFWVLLLFTKLAFSYYIEIKPLVGPTKAIMRVKISTFQWHEFFPHARNNIGVVVVLWAPIILVYFMDTQIWYAIFSTLFGGIYGAFRRLGEIRTLGMLRSRFQSLPGAFNASLIPEETTDEPRKKGLKATLSRRFTEIPSNKGKKAARFAQLWNQIITSFREEDLICDREMDLLLVPYWADTQLDLIQWPPFLLASKIPIALDMAKDSSGKDRELTKRIEADNYMSCAVRECYASFKSIIMHLVRGEREKPFIEYMFREVDNHIEAGNLINEFKMSALPSLYGQFVELIKYLLENNQKDRDQVVILFQDMLEVVTRDIMMEEQDQIFSLIDSNHGGVGHEGMFPLDPEPQHQLFASEGAIRFPIEPATAAWTEKIKRLHLLLTTKESAMDVPSNLEARRRISFFSNSLFMDMPLAPKVRNMLSFSVLTPYYTEEVLFSLYDLDSPNEDGVSILFYLQKIYPDEWNNFLERVKCTSEEELKANESEELEEELRLWASYRGQTLTRTVRGMMYYRKALELQAFLDMAKDEDLMEGYKAMENSDDNARGERSLWTQCQAVADMKFTYVVSCQQYGIDKRSGSLRAQDILRLMTRYPSLRVAYIDEVEEPIKNSKKKINKVYYSCLVKAMPKSSSSSEPEQNLDQVIYKIKLPGPAILGEGKPENQNHAIIFTRGEGLQTIDMNQDNYMEEALKMRNLLQEFLKKHDGVRFPSILGLREHIFTGSVSSLAWFMSNQETSFVTIGQRLLANPLRVRFHYGHPDVFDRLFHLTRGGVSKASRVINLSEDIFAGFNSTLREGSVTHHEYIQVGKGRDVGLNQISMFEAKIANGNGEQTLSRDVYRLGHRFDFFRMLSCYFTTVGFYFSTLITVLTVYVFLYGRLYLVLSGLEEGLSAQKAIRDNKPLQVALASQSFVQIGFLMALPMLMEIGLERGFRTALSEFILMQLQLAPVFFTFSLGTKTHYFGRTLLHGGAKYRPTGRGFVVFHAKFADNYRLYSRSHFVKGIELMILLVIYEIFSHSYKSAVAYVLITVSMWFMVGTWLFAPFLFNPSGFEWQKIVDDWTDWNKWISNRGGIGVPPEKSWESWWEEEQDHLQYSGIRGIIVEIILSLRFFIYQYGLVYHLNITKKGPKNFLVYGISWLVIFGILFVMKTVSIGRRKFSANFQLVFRLIKGMIFVTFVAILVILIALPHMTLQDIVVCILAFMPTGWGILQIAQALKPIVRRAGFWGSVKTLARGYEIVMGLLLFTPVAFLAWFPFVSEFQTRMLFNQAFSRGLQISRILGGQRKERASRNKE; from the exons ATGTCGTCGTCTTCAAGGGGACCAGGGCCGTCTGAACCACCACCACGGCGGCTTGTACGTGCTCCGACGGCAGGAAATTTAGGAGAGTCGATTTTTGACAGTGAAGTTGTTCCTTCCTCTCTCGTTGAAATTGCACCTATTCTTCGTGTTGCTAATGAAGTTGAGAAGACACATCCTAGAGTTGCTTATTTAT GTCGCTTTTATGCTTTTGAGAAAGCTCATAGATTGGATCCTACTTCAAGTGGTCGCGGTGTTCGTCAATTCAAAACTGCTCTTCTTCAACGACTTGAAAGA GAAAATGATCCAACTTTGAAGGGAAGGGTAAAGAAAAGTGATGCTCGTGAGATGCAGAGTTTTTATCAGCATTACTACAAAAAATATATCCAAGCTTTACAAAATGCTGCTGATAAAGCTGACCG TGCACAGCTTACCAAGGCATATCAGACTGCTAATGTTCTTTTTGAGGTTTTGAAGGCCGTTAACATGACCCAATCAATGGAAGTTGATCGTGAG ATTTTGGAGACACAAGATAAAGTTGCTGAGAAGACGGAGATCTTAGTACCTTATAATATTCTCCCTCTTGATCCTGATAGTGCAAATCAAGCGATAATGAGATTTCCCGAG atccAAGCTGCTGTATATGCTCTCCGCAACACTAGGGGTCTTCCGTGGCCTAACGActacaagaagaaaaaagatgaaGACATTTTGGATTGGCTCGGGTCAATGTTTGGATTTCAG AAGCACAATGTTGCAAATCAGAGAGAGCATTTGATCTTATTGCTTGCGAATGTTCACATAAGACAATTTCCAAAGCCTGATCAGCAGCCCAAG TTGGATGAGGGTGCTCTGACAGAAGTGATGAAGAAACTGTTCAAGAATTACAAAAAATGGTGCAAATATTTGGATCGGAAAAGTAGCCTTTG GCTACCTACCATACAGCAAGAAGTGCAGCAGCGAAAACTACTGTATATGGGTCTATATCTTCTAATATGGGGTGAAGCTGCCAACCTAAGATTCATGCCAGAATGCCTTTGTTATATCTATCACCAT ATGGCTTTTGAATTGTATGGTATGCTTGCTGGTAATGTCAGTCCAATGACTGGTGAAAATATCAAGCCAGCGTATGGAGGTGAAGATGAGGCTTTCTTAAAGAAAGTCGTCACTCCTATCTATAACGTGATTGCAGAg GAAGCTAAAAAAAGCAAAAGGGGAAGGTCAAAGCATTCACAATGGCGGAACTATGACGATTTAAATGAATATTTCTG GTCTGCTGATTGTTTTCGGTTAGGTTGGCCGATGCGTGCTGATGCCGATTTCTTTTGCCTGCCACCTGAGCGGGTGGTTTTTGACAAATCAAAT GATGACAAGCCACCTAACAGAGCCAGATGGGTTGGGAAAGTGAATTTTGTTGAGATAAGGTCATTTTGGCATCTTTTCAGAAGTTTTGATCGCATGTGGAGTTTTTTCATTCTGTGTTTACAG GCTATGATTATTGTTGCTTGGAATGGATCTGGAGATCCAACTGTGATTTTTCATGCGGATGTCTTCAAAAAGGTGTTGAGTGTGTTTATTACAGCAGCTATATTGAAGCTTGGGCAAG CTGTTCTTGGAGTGATCCTAAGTTTGAAAGCACATCGGAGTATGTCGCTGTATGTTAAGTTGAGGTTTATTCTAAAAGTTGTTTCAGCTGCAGCATGGGTGATTGTTCTCTCAGTGAGTTATGCATATACTTGGGACAATCCTCCTGGGTTTGCTCAAACCATAAAGAGTTGGTTTGGCAGCAATTCAAGTGCACCTTCATTGTTTATTTTGGCTGTTGTTGTTTACCTGTCACCAAATATGCTTGCTGCGATATTCTTTATGTTCCCATTCATTCGGCGCTACCTTGAGAGGTCAAACTATAGGATTGTGATGCTAATGATGTGGTGGTCACAG CCTCGCCTCTATGTTGGTAGGGGAATGCATGAGAGTTCATTTTCCCTTTTCAA GTACACAGTGTTTTGGGTCCTCCTTTTATTTACGAAGTTGGCATTCAGTTATTATATAGAG ATAAAACCTCTGGTTGGACCTACAAAAGCTATAATGAGAGTAAAAATATCAACTTTCCAATGGCATGAATTCTTTCCCCATG CTAGGAACAATATTGGTGTTGTAGTTGTTCTTTGGGCTCCAATTATCCTG GTATACTTTATGGATACCCAAATATGGTATGCAATATTCTCAACCTTATTTGGTGGGATTTATGGTGCATTCCGCCGCCTTGGGGAG ATACGGACACTAGGAATGCTTAGGTCTCGGTTTCAATCATTGCCTGGTGCCTTCAATGCCAGTTTGATTCCTGAGGAAACAACAGACGAGCCAAGGAAAAAGGGATTAAAAGCTACTTTATCTCGCAGATTTACTGAG ATCCCATCTAACAAAGGGAAGAAAGCTGCAAGGTTTGCACAATTGTGGAACCAAATAATTACTAGTTTCAGGGAGGAAGATCTAATTTGTGATAG GGAAATGGACCTTTTGCTTGTACCTTATTGGGCTGATACTCAGTTGGACCTTATACAATGGCCCCCCTTTCTTCTTGCTAGCAAG ATCCCAATTGCATTAGATATGGCGAAGGACAGTAGTGGAAAGGATCGAGAGTTGACAAAAAGAATTGAGGCTGACAACTACATGTCGTGCGCTGTCCGTGAGTGCTATGCTTCATTTAAGAGCATTATTATGCACTTGGTTCGCGGGGAACGTGAGAAACC ATTTATAGAGTACATGTTTCGTGAGGTAGACAATCATATAGAGGCTGGTAATCTAATAAATGAATTCAAAATGAGTGCTCTTCCTAGCCTCTATGGACAGTTTGTTGAGTTGATAAAATATTTG TTGGAAAATAATCAGAAAGATAGGGATCAAGTTGTAATTCTATTCCAGGATATGTTGGAAGTCGTGACAAGAGATATAATGATGGAGGAGCAGGATCAAATATTCAG tttgatAGATTCAAATCATGGTGGAGTTGGACATGAGGGGATGTTTCCCCTTGACCCTGAGCCACAGCACCAACTATTTGCATCTGAAGGTGCTATCAGGTTTCCAATTGAACCAGCTACAGCAGCTTGGACAGAGAAG ATTAAACGACTTCACTTGCTGCTGACAACAAAAGAATCTGCCATGGATGTACCTTCCAACCTAGAAGCAAGAAGGCGTATTTCTTTCTTCTCAAATTCACTGTTTATGGACATGCCTCTGGCACCAAAAGTTCGCAACATGCTTTCATTTTC GGTTTTAACACCATACTATACAGAAGAGGTTCTCTTCTCATTGTACGATTTGGATTCACCAAATGAAGATGGTGTTTCAATATTGTTTTATTTGCAAAAGATATATCCAG ATGAGTGGAACAACTTTCTTGAGCGAGTGAAGTGCACTAGTGAGGAGGAACTTAAAGCGAATGAATCTGAAGAGTTAGAAGAAGAGCTCCGTCTATGGGCGTCATATAGAGGGCAGACTTTGACAAGAACTG TAAGGGGTATGATGTATTATAGAAAAGCTTTGGAGCTTCAGGCTTTTCTTGATATGGCCAAAGACGAAG ATTTGATGGAAGGCTACAAAGCCATGGAAAACTCAGATGATAATGCACGGGGAGAAAGGTCATTGTGGACACAGTGCCAAGCGGTAGCTGATATGAAATTCACATATGTTGTATCATGCCAACAATATGGCATTGACAAGCGATCTGGTTCTCTCCGCGCACAAGACATATTAAGGCTTATGACTAG ATATCCTTCACTTAGAGTTGCCTATATTGATGAGGTAGAGGAACCTATCAAAAACAGTAAGAAAAAGATCAACAAGGTTTACTACTCCTGCTTGGTGAAGGCTATGCCGAAATCCAGTAGTTCTTCAGAGCCCGAGCAGAATCTGGACCAG gtcatatataaaattaagctTCCTGGACCAGCGATTTTAGGTGAGGGTAAGCCCGAAAATCAAAACCACGCCATAATTTTCACACGTGGAGAAGGTTTGCAGACAATAGATATGAACCAG GATAACTACATGGAAGAAGCtttgaaaatgagaaatttgttGCAAGAATTTCTAAAGAAGCATGATGGTGTGAGGTTCCCAAGTATTCTTGGACTTAGGGAGCATATATTTACCGGAAG TGTATCTTCCCTTGCATGGTTTATGTCAAATCAAGAGACAAGTTTCGTGACAATTGGTCAGAGATTGTTGGCTAATCCCCTGAG GGTTCGTTTCCACTATGGTCATCCTGATGTCTTTGATAGGCTTTTTCACCTGACAAGAGGGGGTGTCAGTAAAGCCTCCAGGGTTATCAATCTAAGTGAAGATATATTTGCTG GCTTCAACTCTACACTCCGTGAAGGAAGTGTTACTCATCATGAGTACATACAAGTTGGGAAGGGAAGAGATGTGGGTCTCAACCAAATTTCGATGTTTGAAGCAAAGATAGCTAATGGAAATGGAGAGCAGACACTAAGTCGAGATGTGTACCGGCTTGGGCACCGTTTTGATTTCTTCAGAATGTTGTCATGTTATTTTACTACAGTTGGATTTTATTTTAGCACTCTT ATAACTGTTCTCACTGTATACGTATTTCTCTATGGTCGCCTCTATCTTGTTCTCAGTGGGCTTGAAGAAGGTTTGAGTGCACAAAAAGCCATTCGGGACAATAAGCCTCTTCAAGTGGCTCTTGCATCTCAGTCATTCGTTCAAATTGGGTTTTTAATGGCCTTGCCCATGCTGATGGAAATTGGTTTGGAAAGGGGCTTCCGAACTGCACTCAGCGAATTTATATTGATGCAGTTGCAACTTGCTCCAGTATTCTTCACATTTTCCCTAGGAACCAAGACTCACTATTTTGGAAGGACATTGCTTCATGGAGGTGCAAAATATAGACCCACTGGTAGAGGGTTTGTGGTTTTTCATGCCAAGTTTGCTGATAATTATAGACTTTATTCGCGAAGCCACTTTGTCAAGGGTATTGAGCTCATGATATTACTTGTTATATACGAAATTTTTAGTCATTCGTACAAAAGTGCTGTTGCATATGTATTGATTACCGTATCAATGTGGTTTATGGTGGGAACCTGGCTGTTCGCTCCCTTCTTGTTCAATCCCTCTGGGTTTGAATGgcaaaaaattgttgatgattggACTGATTGGAATAAATGGATTAGTAACCGAGGAGGTATAGGTGTACCACCTGAAAAAAGTTGGGAATCTTGGTGGGAAGAGGAACAAGATCATCTCCAGTATTCAGGAATCCGGGGAATCATAGTGGAGATAATTCTATCGCTGCGATTTTTTATCTACCAGTACGGTCTGGTATATCACTTGAATATTACAAAGAAAGGCCCAAAAAATTTTCTG GTCTATGGCATTTCGTGGTTGGTGATCTTTGGAATATTATTTGTGATGAAG ACCGTATCTATTGGGAGGCGTAAATTCAGTGCAAATTTTCAGCTTGTCTTCCGATTAATCAAGGGGATGATATTCGTAACTTTTGTCGCAATTCTTGTCATTTTAATTGCCCTTCCACATATGACATTGCAAGACATTGTTGTTTGCATTCTTGCCTTCATGCCAACTGGTTGGGGAATTTTACAG ATTGCGCAAGCATTAAAACCTATAGTACGCCGTGCTGGATTTTGGGGATCAGTGAAAACTCTTGCTCGCGGTTATGAGATAGTCATGGGTTTGCTTTTGTTCACTCCTGTTGCTTTTCTGGCTTGGTTTCCTTTTGTCTCAGAATTTCAAACCCGAATGCTGTTCAACCAAGCGTTCAGCAGAGGCTTGCAAATTTCTCGTATTCTTGGAGGCCAAAGGAAGGAGCGTGCATCTCGCAACAAAGAATAG